One genomic segment of Plasmodium cynomolgi strain B DNA, chromosome 14, whole genome shotgun sequence includes these proteins:
- a CDS encoding hypothetical protein (putative): MVINKKKEMELYTDEYEDQHFHGVNNLVYDKKRNILYIIDSGNINEENKCNLFYVNKDIETMMSIDIPNMPYAHNLCLYEKGTTNDIYVCLTKENKIVRLMRRGNTYIKCHFLQIDGCYSPLFICTDNTNFVVLLKDLSGCQKRGKLIEIDSNGEVINSIFTDGCQFNGICYDDKVEKYFFIERNVIYTY, from the coding sequence ATGGTGataaacaagaaaaaagaaatggagcTGTACACGGACGAGTACGAAGATCAGCATTTCCACGGAGTGAATAATTTGgtttatgataaaaaaaggaatatccTATACATTATCGATTCGGGAAACAtcaatgaagaaaataagtgTAACTTGTTCTATGTAAATAAAGACATAGAAACGATGATGTCTATAGACATCCCCAACATGCCGTACGCACATAACCTATGTCTATATGAGAAGGGCACGACGAATGATATATACGTCTGTTTGacgaaagaaaataaaattgtgaGATTAATGAGAAGAGGAAATACTTACATTAAGTGTCACTTTCTACAAATAGATGGTTGCTATTCCCCTTTGTTCATTTGCACGGATAACACGAACTTTGTTGTGCTGCTCAAAGATTTAAGTGGatgccaaaaaagggggaaacttATCGAAATAGATTCCAACGGAGAGGTGATAAACTCCATTTTCACGGATGGCTGTCAGTTTAATGGCATATGTTACGATGATAAGGTGGAgaagtattttttcatcGAGCGGAATGttatttatacttat
- a CDS encoding DNA-directed RNA polymerase alpha chain (putative) has product MMLFLLLVLAFATANESHLGLILKSKNPAFLPVHTGYSKHSNTRGRSRHLGRYYTKEESGNRKFRNRDIFKFGSFEDDQISDEDDSNEYEEFDDEDYDNVHDDRLGDDHAINEESKEDPELVRFDILREEGKERTEEGAQLNGENNPNANGEREDELKDELKDELKDELKEGDNLEGEDSLWMKSRRQVAGKHRYNVYKDEVTKKDDNEIDLQKADKIDRKEGKLPPYIYEGGKAYEGKAEDYEPEVYDFHTYNKYFDELCKEKKSAIDSYQLNKSQLDESYFDAKKGGPKTFGFKFKQIQPVKYHQGRAYTYFFMHSHEVELSPIFLNAFRRVAIKHLKGGRVTALRIPNMKHEFYCIVGVRENFFDLAQNLRHITFKNVPEHADMDNYITGKFRIKGPMIVVAGHMQLPKGIEIVNKNQYICSVSAGSYLEMDVKIESIEEYVMPEYGSQSRNRDICKDNFIHFSSSCTPVEYFGFMGQRRGINLDTLGEINIVEMHTDGSITPKSALLKTIDYISENFQYMENALYNNCHTCDDGSVQEEFRNPEFYMDKDRYTDVPWNKYKTTAEELEDTKKWLYRKDVHRQYDIDPESAQSKQEREILWEKKKKFLKEIDKRREQIKKGPSVSEGEYIPSEERHDCLLDWPVDKSERNMNPPRWVIERPLDRNPHIGHEEIYDEGI; this is encoded by the exons ATGATGCTATTTCTACTGCTAGTCCTGGCCTTCGCTACTGCTAATGAATCGCATTTAGGCTTAATATTGAAAAGTAAAAACCCGGCGTTTTTGCCTGTACACACGGGATACTCTAAGC ACAGCAACacgagaggaagaagcaggcACCTTGGACGATATTACACAAAAGAGGAGTCAGGAAATAGGAAATTTCGCAATAGGGATATTTTCAAGTTCGGCTCATTTGAGGATGATCAGATAAGCGATGAAGACGATTCGAATGAGTACGAAGAATTTGATGATGAAGATTACGACAATGTGCACGACGATCGGTTAGGTGATGACCATGCAATAAATGAGGAGTCAAAGGAGGATCCAGAACTTGTTCGCTTCGACATTTTGCGTGAAgaagggaaggaaaggaCGGAGGAGGGGGCGCAACtgaatggggaaaataaccCGAATGCAAATGGAGAGAGGGAAGACGAATTGAAAGACGAATTGAAAGACGAGTTGAAAGACGAGTTGAAAGAAGGAGACAATTTAGAGGGAGAGGACTCCCTGTGGATGAAGTCCAGGAGACAAGTTGCGGGAAAACATAGATATAATGTGTACAAGGACgaagtaacaaaaaaagatgatAATGAAATAGATCTACAAAAGGCGGATAAAATAGATCGGAAAGAGGGGAAGTTGCCGCCATACATATACGAAGGAGGAAAGGCATACGAAGGAAAAGCAGAGGATTATGAACCAGAAGTATACGATTTTCATAcgtataataaatatttcgaCGAATTATgtaaggagaaaaagtcAGCAATAGATTCGTATCAGTTGAACAAAAGTCAGCTGGATGAATCATATTTTGatgccaaaaaagggggaccgAAAACATTTGGTTTcaaatttaaacaaattcAGCCTGTAAAATATCATCAAGGAAGAGCATacacgtatttttttatgcattccCATGAAGTAGAATtgtctcccatttttttgaatgccTTTAGGAGAGTAGCGATCAAACATTTAAAAGGAGGCAGAGTTACAGCCTTGAGAATCCCAAATATGAAACATGAATTTTATTGTATAGTTGGAGTAAGAGAAAACTTTTTTGATTTAGCTCAGAATTTAAGACATatcacttttaaaaatgtacctgAGCATGCAGATATGGATAATTACATCACAGGGAAGTTTCGGATAAAGGGACCTATGATCGTTGTGGCTGGACATATGCAATTACCAAAAGGAATCGaaattgttaacaaaaaTCAGTATATCTGTTCCGTGTCCGCTGGAAGCTATCTAGAAATGgatgtaaaaattgaaagtaTTGAAGAGTATGTCATGCCAGAATATGGAAGCCAATCACGAAATAGAGACATTTGTAAAgacaattttattcattttagcAGTAGTTGCACACCTGTGGAATATTTTGGATTTATGGGACAAAGGAGAGGGATCAATTTGGATACCCTTGGCGAAATTAACATTGTCGAAATGCACACGGATGGTTCTATTACCCCCAAAAGTGCCCTATTAAAAACTATTGATTATATATCTGAAAATTTTCAGTACATGGAAAATGCACTATACAATAATTGCCACACATGTGATGATGGATCTGTTCAGGAAGAATTTAGGAATCCAGAATTTTATATGGACAAAGATAGATATACTGATGTGCCAtggaataaatataaaacaacAGCAGAAGAATTGGAGGATACCAAAAAATGGCTTTATAGAAAGGATGTGCATAGGCAATATGACATAGACCCAGAAAGTGCGCAGTCGAAACAGGAAAGAGAAATTTtatgggagaaaaagaaaaaatttctgaaaGAAATTGATAAAAGACGAGAACAAATTAAGAAAGGACCATCTGTATCCGAGGGGGAATATATTCCATCTGAAGAAAGACATGACTGCTTGCTCGATTGGCCCGTGGACAAATCTGAGAGAAATATGAACCCCCCCAGATGGGTCATTGAACGGCCTCTCGATAGAAATCCGCACATAGGTCACGAGGAAATTTACGACGAGGGTATATAG
- a CDS encoding hypothetical protein (putative), which produces MLTLISVCSYLYYAHRDSILNFVGLSNKEDPNESQQNRGSARTNKKRVKGKKSVKGDLTSLSDSDMRRKKFILRTYSDVDFHIKLQSKK; this is translated from the coding sequence ATGCTAACGCTAATTTCAGTTTGCTCGTACTTGTATTATGCACACAGAGATTCTATACTCAACTTCGTGGGGTTAAGTAACAAGGAAGATCCAAACGAAAGTCAACAAAATAGAGGAAGCGCTCgaacgaataaaaaaagagttaaaggaaaaaaatctgtAAAAGGAGACCTGACGTCTTTGTCCGATTCAGACATGCGCAGGAAAAAGTTTATCTTAAGAACATACAGCGATGTCGATTTTCAcataaaattgcaaagcaaaaaag